The following proteins are encoded in a genomic region of Methylibium petroleiphilum PM1:
- the lpxB gene encoding lipid-A-disaccharide synthase, producing MVAGEASGDLLAGLLMGGLKARWPTLQAAGIGGPDMVAQGFEAWWPSERLSVHGYAEALRVYRQLVALRTELGDRLLAQRPSAFIGIDAPDFNLGLEARLKAAGLKTIHFVCPSIWAWRGGRVHKLAASADHVLCLFPFEPALLAKAGVPASYVGHPLADAIPLDVPRAAARAALGLGDGETVVAVMPGSRRGEIRHIAPDFLRAARRLRTARPGLRCLLPVAPGLRAMVEAAVAEAGAQEAVELVDGRSHEVMAASDVVMVASGTATLEAALFKRPMVIGYRVHWLNWQVMRHMRYQPWVGLPNVLSEDFVVPELLQHAMTPDALATETLRWLDDPAACERIAGRFTELHFLLRRDTARAATDAIAQVIAG from the coding sequence ATGGTCGCTGGCGAAGCCTCTGGCGACCTGCTCGCCGGCTTGTTGATGGGGGGCCTGAAGGCCCGCTGGCCGACGCTGCAGGCGGCCGGTATCGGCGGCCCCGACATGGTGGCCCAGGGCTTCGAGGCCTGGTGGCCCAGCGAGCGACTTTCGGTGCACGGCTACGCCGAGGCGCTGAGGGTCTACCGCCAGCTCGTCGCGCTGCGTACCGAGCTCGGCGACCGTCTGCTGGCGCAGCGCCCTTCGGCTTTCATCGGCATCGATGCGCCCGATTTCAACCTCGGCCTCGAGGCACGCCTGAAGGCAGCCGGGCTCAAGACCATCCACTTCGTCTGCCCGTCGATCTGGGCCTGGCGCGGCGGGCGGGTGCACAAGCTGGCCGCGTCGGCCGACCATGTGCTGTGCCTCTTTCCGTTCGAGCCGGCGCTGCTGGCGAAGGCAGGCGTGCCCGCCAGCTACGTGGGCCATCCACTGGCCGATGCGATTCCGTTGGACGTACCGCGCGCCGCCGCTCGCGCTGCGCTTGGCCTGGGTGACGGCGAGACCGTGGTGGCCGTGATGCCCGGTAGCCGCCGCGGCGAGATCCGCCACATTGCTCCCGACTTCCTGCGCGCCGCACGGCGGCTGCGCACGGCGCGGCCTGGCCTGCGCTGCCTGCTGCCGGTCGCGCCCGGCCTGCGTGCGATGGTCGAGGCGGCGGTGGCCGAAGCCGGTGCGCAGGAGGCGGTGGAGCTGGTCGACGGCCGTTCGCACGAGGTGATGGCCGCCAGCGACGTGGTGATGGTGGCCAGCGGCACCGCCACGCTGGAAGCCGCGTTGTTCAAACGGCCGATGGTGATCGGCTACCGCGTCCACTGGCTCAACTGGCAGGTGATGCGCCACATGCGCTACCAGCCCTGGGTGGGCCTGCCGAACGTGCTGAGCGAGGACTTTGTCGTTCCCGAACTGCTGCAGCACGCGATGACGCCGGACGCGCTGGCCACCGAAACGCTGCGCTGGCTCGACGATCCGGCTGCCTGCGAGCGCATCGCGGGGCGCTTTACAGAGCTCCATTTCCTGCTCCGGCGCGACACCGCTCGCGCCGCCACCGATGCGATCGCGCAAGTCATCGCGGGCTGA
- the lpxD gene encoding UDP-3-O-(3-hydroxymyristoyl)glucosamine N-acyltransferase: MIDSAEVTLGDIAAALGGELIGPKSLDIARIGPLEDADAATISFLANPRYRAQLAGSSAGCVIVAPALRDEAVARGAAIVTPDPYLYFARLTQWWARRVRPAAVTGVHPSAVVDPGARLGAGVSIGALAVVEAGAQIDDGAEIGAQCFVGRAARVGAGTRLHPRVTLAFECVVGARCIVHSGAVIGADGFGFAPSREHGYVKIEQLGAVRIGDDVEIGANTCIDRGALGDTVIEDGVKLDNLIQIAHNVRIGRGTAMAAFTGVAGSTRIGEGCTFGGGAGVVGHVSIADGVHVSAHTAVLRSIDKPGVYTGIFPLAENRAWEKTAVTLRQLPALRERIRALERQAAAASDQEPGAADANGAENTP, from the coding sequence GTGATCGACTCGGCAGAGGTCACGCTCGGCGACATCGCCGCAGCACTCGGCGGCGAACTGATCGGCCCGAAGTCACTCGACATCGCCCGCATCGGGCCGCTCGAGGACGCCGACGCCGCCACCATCTCCTTTCTGGCCAATCCGCGCTACCGCGCCCAGCTGGCCGGCAGTTCGGCAGGCTGCGTGATCGTGGCGCCGGCCCTGCGTGACGAAGCGGTGGCCCGCGGTGCGGCGATCGTCACGCCCGATCCCTATCTCTATTTCGCGCGCCTGACCCAATGGTGGGCGCGGCGCGTGCGGCCGGCAGCGGTCACCGGGGTGCACCCGAGCGCGGTGGTCGATCCCGGCGCACGGCTTGGCGCTGGCGTCAGCATCGGCGCGCTGGCGGTCGTCGAGGCCGGCGCGCAGATCGACGACGGTGCGGAGATCGGTGCGCAGTGCTTCGTCGGGCGCGCGGCGCGCGTCGGCGCAGGCACTCGGCTGCATCCGCGCGTGACCCTGGCGTTCGAGTGCGTGGTCGGTGCCCGCTGCATCGTCCACAGCGGTGCCGTCATCGGCGCCGACGGCTTCGGCTTCGCGCCGAGCCGCGAGCACGGCTACGTGAAGATCGAGCAACTGGGCGCCGTGCGCATCGGCGACGACGTGGAGATCGGCGCCAACACCTGCATCGACCGCGGTGCGCTCGGCGACACCGTGATCGAGGACGGCGTGAAGCTCGACAACTTGATCCAGATCGCCCACAACGTGCGAATCGGCCGGGGCACTGCGATGGCCGCCTTCACCGGCGTGGCCGGCAGCACGCGCATCGGCGAAGGCTGCACCTTCGGTGGCGGCGCCGGCGTGGTCGGCCACGTGAGCATCGCCGACGGTGTGCACGTCTCGGCTCACACGGCCGTGCTGCGCTCGATCGACAAGCCCGGCGTGTACACCGGCATCTTCCCGCTGGCCGAGAATCGCGCGTGGGAAAAGACCGCGGTCACGCTGCGCCAGTTGCCGGCGCTGCGCGAGCGCATCCGCGCACTGGAGCGCCAGGCCGCTGCCGCTTCCGACCAAGAACCAGGCGCCGCCGACGCGAACGGCGCCGAGAACACGCCATGA
- the ispC gene encoding 1-deoxy-D-xylulose-5-phosphate reductoisomerase, translated as MTMQRVCLLGATGSIGVSTLDVIARHPDRYELFALSAHSRIDELAAQCLQFRPRYAVLPDAAAAQTLRERLAGSGVEVLSGAAALAEVAAHAEVDTVMAAIVGAAGLAPCLAAARAGKRLLLANKEALVVGGALFMAAVKEGGATLLPIDSEHSAIFQCLPEDRSTWARRIDHIVLTASGGPFRSRDPASLSNVTPDEACAHPNWVMGRKISVDSATMMNKALEVIEARWLFDLQPEQVRVVLHPQSIIHSMVVCRDHSVLAQLGTPDMRVPIAYGLAWPERIESGAEQLDFMRLGTLSFEPADERRYPGLPLAWAALRGPEGGTAVLNAANEVAVAAFLAGTIRFDQIHSVNAHTFERTPLGSGAAGSLAGLLSLDAEARSVARQHLKALS; from the coding sequence ATGACGATGCAACGCGTGTGCCTGCTCGGTGCCACCGGCTCGATCGGTGTCAGCACCCTCGATGTGATCGCGCGCCATCCCGACCGCTACGAGCTGTTCGCACTCAGCGCCCACAGCCGCATCGATGAACTGGCGGCGCAGTGCCTGCAGTTCCGGCCGCGCTACGCGGTGTTGCCGGACGCCGCGGCAGCGCAGACGCTGCGCGAGCGGCTCGCGGGCAGCGGCGTCGAGGTGCTGTCCGGCGCGGCCGCACTGGCCGAGGTGGCAGCGCACGCGGAGGTGGACACGGTGATGGCGGCGATCGTCGGCGCCGCCGGGCTGGCGCCCTGCCTGGCCGCCGCGCGCGCCGGCAAGCGCCTGCTGCTGGCGAACAAGGAGGCGCTGGTGGTGGGCGGTGCGCTGTTCATGGCGGCGGTGAAGGAAGGCGGCGCCACGCTGCTGCCGATCGACAGCGAGCACTCGGCCATCTTCCAGTGTCTGCCGGAGGACCGCAGCACCTGGGCGCGGCGCATCGATCACATCGTGCTGACGGCTTCGGGCGGGCCGTTCCGCAGCCGCGACCCGGCCAGCCTGAGCAACGTCACGCCCGACGAGGCCTGCGCCCATCCGAACTGGGTCATGGGCCGCAAGATTTCGGTCGACTCGGCGACGATGATGAACAAGGCGCTCGAGGTGATCGAGGCTCGCTGGCTGTTCGACCTGCAACCCGAGCAGGTGCGTGTCGTGCTGCACCCTCAGAGCATCATCCACTCGATGGTGGTATGCCGCGATCATTCGGTGCTGGCGCAGCTCGGAACGCCCGACATGCGGGTACCGATCGCCTACGGGCTGGCGTGGCCGGAACGGATCGAGTCCGGAGCCGAGCAGCTCGACTTCATGCGGCTGGGGACACTCAGCTTCGAGCCGGCCGACGAGCGCCGCTACCCCGGGCTGCCACTGGCCTGGGCCGCCCTGCGCGGGCCCGAGGGCGGTACGGCGGTGCTGAATGCCGCGAACGAAGTGGCCGTGGCGGCCTTCCTGGCCGGAACGATCCGCTTCGACCAGATTCACAGCGTCAATGCCCACACCTTCGAACGCACGCCGCTTGGCTCCGGGGCCGCGGGCTCGCTCGCGGGCCTGCTCTCGCTCGACGCCGAAGCCCGCAGCGTTGCGCGCCAGCACTTGAAAGCCCTGTCATGA
- the rseP gene encoding RIP metalloprotease RseP, which translates to MTTLLAFLLTLAILIVVHEYGHYRVAVACGVKVLRFSVGFGRVVWRRQRGETEFVVSMLPLGGYVKMLDEREGSVPAAERARAYNNRPLWQRSSIVAAGPAANLLLAVLLYAAANWVGLEEPKAVLGAPTVGSIADRAGLAAGDWVRGVVQDDGGNEPVQSMTDLRWQLTDAALRGERIALRITDAQGHGERTVRLALEGVNAREVDAELMRRIGIGTPFSEPVLGKLVEGGPAARAGLREGDRVLGVDGARIDDAGRLRETIRAAVRDGVPVPMAWEVQRGSERLSLTVMPGLLTDGARSVGRIEAYVGQAPEMVTVRYGVVDGLVRGAQRTWEVAALSLRMLGKMLIGEASLKNLSGPLTIADYAGQSAQLGLAYYLGFLALVSVSLGVLNLLPLPMLDGGHLMYHLFEGVTGRPVSEVWLDRLQRGGLAIMLVMMSLALYNDVARLLGLH; encoded by the coding sequence ATGACCACCTTGCTGGCCTTCCTGCTGACGCTCGCCATCCTGATCGTCGTGCACGAGTACGGGCACTACCGGGTCGCCGTGGCCTGTGGCGTGAAGGTGCTGCGCTTCTCGGTCGGCTTCGGTCGGGTCGTTTGGCGCCGCCAGCGGGGGGAGACCGAGTTCGTCGTCTCGATGCTGCCCCTGGGCGGTTACGTGAAGATGCTCGACGAGCGTGAGGGTTCGGTGCCCGCTGCCGAACGCGCTCGGGCCTACAACAACCGACCGCTGTGGCAGCGATCGAGCATCGTGGCGGCCGGCCCGGCCGCCAATCTGCTGCTCGCGGTGCTGCTGTACGCCGCGGCCAACTGGGTCGGGCTGGAGGAACCCAAGGCCGTCCTCGGCGCGCCGACGGTCGGCAGCATTGCCGATCGCGCGGGCCTGGCGGCGGGCGACTGGGTGCGGGGCGTCGTGCAGGACGACGGCGGTAACGAGCCGGTGCAGTCGATGACCGATCTGCGCTGGCAACTGACCGACGCCGCCTTGCGCGGCGAACGCATCGCGCTGCGCATCACCGACGCCCAGGGGCACGGCGAGCGCACGGTGCGCCTGGCACTCGAGGGCGTGAACGCGCGAGAGGTCGATGCCGAGCTGATGCGCCGCATCGGCATCGGCACGCCGTTCAGCGAGCCGGTGCTCGGCAAGCTGGTCGAGGGCGGACCCGCCGCGCGGGCCGGGCTGCGTGAAGGCGACCGCGTGCTGGGCGTCGATGGCGCCCGCATCGACGATGCCGGACGGCTGCGCGAGACGATCCGTGCGGCCGTGCGCGACGGCGTGCCGGTCCCGATGGCGTGGGAGGTACAGCGCGGCAGCGAGCGGCTATCGCTGACCGTGATGCCGGGGCTGCTGACCGACGGCGCCCGCAGCGTGGGCCGGATCGAGGCCTACGTGGGGCAGGCGCCGGAGATGGTCACGGTGCGCTACGGCGTGGTCGATGGCTTGGTGCGCGGTGCCCAACGCACCTGGGAAGTGGCGGCACTGAGCCTGCGCATGCTGGGCAAGATGCTGATCGGCGAGGCCTCGCTGAAGAATCTGAGCGGGCCGCTGACGATCGCCGACTACGCCGGCCAGTCGGCACAACTCGGGCTGGCCTACTACCTCGGCTTCCTCGCACTGGTGAGTGTCAGCCTCGGCGTGCTCAATCTGCTGCCGTTGCCGATGCTCGACGGCGGACACCTCATGTATCATCTTTTCGAAGGAGTGACAGGGCGGCCGGTCTCTGAGGTGTGGCTCGATCGGCTGCAGCGCGGGGGGCTGGCAATCATGCTCGTGATGATGTCACTCGCCCTCTACAACGACGTGGCCCGCCTGCTGGGCCTGCATTGA
- the rnhB gene encoding ribonuclease HII, with protein MRSRKSSRAEAPGLPTDRQLGLSWDVPGLLAGVDEAGRGPLAGPVVAAAVILDDVQPIRGLGDSKVLSERVRERLFDEIRAKALCCCIAEASVEEIDTLNILQATLLAMRRAVAGLRLRPNKVLVDGNRLPVLQVPAEAIVKGDAKVAAISAASILAKVHRDRLCLALHEAHPQYGFAGHKGYPTPDHLAALRVHGACGAHRRSFAPVREVLLERRP; from the coding sequence ATGCGATCGCGCAAGTCATCGCGGGCTGAGGCGCCGGGCCTGCCGACCGACCGGCAGCTCGGCCTGTCATGGGACGTCCCGGGCCTGCTGGCCGGTGTCGACGAAGCCGGCCGCGGGCCGCTGGCCGGGCCGGTGGTGGCCGCGGCGGTGATCCTCGATGACGTGCAGCCGATCCGCGGCCTGGGTGACTCCAAGGTCCTGAGCGAGCGGGTGCGCGAGCGGCTGTTCGACGAGATCCGCGCGAAGGCGCTGTGCTGCTGCATCGCCGAGGCCAGCGTCGAGGAGATCGACACGCTCAACATCCTGCAGGCCACGCTGCTGGCGATGCGCCGCGCGGTTGCGGGCCTGCGGCTGCGGCCGAACAAGGTGCTGGTCGACGGCAACCGGCTGCCGGTGTTGCAGGTGCCGGCCGAGGCCATCGTCAAGGGGGACGCGAAGGTGGCTGCGATCTCGGCGGCGTCGATCCTCGCCAAGGTGCATCGCGACCGTCTCTGCCTCGCGCTGCACGAGGCGCACCCGCAGTACGGCTTCGCGGGCCATAAGGGCTACCCGACGCCCGACCACCTTGCGGCGCTGCGCGTCCACGGGGCCTGCGGCGCGCACCGACGCAGCTTCGCGCCGGTGCGCGAGGTGTTGCTGGAGCGGCGGCCGTGA
- a CDS encoding TrmH family RNA methyltransferase, protein MTSGPQFISSRDNALLVRLRKLAQDPGAYRKLGAVWLEGDHLCEACVSRGVVPAQAVVSEAGWVDPRLQRLARAAPRIAVVADALFAQLSGLESPARLGFVLDHATEATAVQAGVATVVLDRLQDAGNVGSVLRSAAALGVAQVVALKGTAALWSSKVLRAGMGAHFALHLVESAEVGDLDALGVPLLATSSHAGLALAEGRLPSPCGWVLGHEGQGVGKALLARCSETRRIPQPGGQESLNVAAAAAICLYESLRQRGSA, encoded by the coding sequence GTGACCAGCGGCCCTCAGTTCATCAGCTCGCGCGACAACGCGCTGCTCGTGCGGCTGCGCAAGCTGGCGCAGGACCCGGGGGCCTACCGCAAGCTCGGCGCGGTCTGGCTCGAGGGCGACCATCTGTGCGAGGCCTGCGTGTCGCGCGGCGTCGTGCCGGCGCAGGCGGTGGTCAGCGAGGCTGGTTGGGTCGATCCGCGGTTGCAGCGGCTGGCGCGAGCGGCGCCGCGCATCGCGGTCGTGGCCGACGCGCTGTTCGCGCAACTCAGCGGCCTGGAGTCGCCGGCCCGGCTGGGCTTCGTGCTCGATCACGCGACCGAGGCGACGGCGGTGCAGGCGGGGGTGGCGACCGTCGTGCTCGACCGGCTGCAGGATGCCGGCAACGTCGGCAGCGTCCTGCGCAGTGCAGCAGCGCTCGGCGTGGCGCAGGTCGTCGCGCTCAAGGGAACCGCGGCGCTGTGGTCGTCGAAAGTGCTGCGCGCCGGCATGGGCGCGCATTTCGCGCTGCACCTGGTCGAATCGGCCGAGGTCGGAGACCTGGACGCGCTGGGCGTGCCGCTGCTGGCCACCAGTTCCCACGCCGGCCTCGCGCTGGCCGAGGGACGATTGCCGAGTCCCTGTGGCTGGGTGCTCGGGCACGAAGGCCAGGGCGTCGGCAAGGCGCTGCTGGCGCGCTGCAGCGAAACGCGGCGCATCCCGCAGCCGGGCGGCCAGGAATCGCTGAACGTGGCTGCTGCCGCCGCGATCTGCCTCTACGAGTCGCTGCGCCAGCGCGGCAGCGCGTAG
- the bamA gene encoding outer membrane protein assembly factor BamA, giving the protein MHAAPVWAVEPFVLKDIRVEGLQRADAGTIFGALPFRIGDTYSDEKGAAALRALFATGLFKDVRLDVDNDVVVVIVEERPIISSVTFVGLKEFDKDALTKSLKDVGIGEGQPFDRALADRAEQELKRQYLTRSLYGAEVVTTITPVERNRVNVTFTVSEGEVAKISDIRITGNKVFSESTLLGQFELTTGGWLTWYTKTDRYSRTKLNADLETLRAYYLNRGYLEFTVDSTQVAISPDKQNISITINVTEGQPYTVTAVRLEGEYLGKEDDFKALVAIKPGEAYRAETVAETTRRFTEMYGAFGYAFARVEPRTEIDRATGRVEVVLVGEPSRRVYVRRVNVAGNTRTRDEVVRREFRQFESSWYDGRRIKLSRDRVDRLGYFSEVTIDTAEVPGAQDQVDITAQVVEKPTGNLQLGAGFSSAEKVSLTFGIRQDNIFGSGNYLGFEVNTSRYNRNIVVSTVDPYFTVDGISRAIDVFYRTARPINSQGEDYKLVTQGGAIRFGVPFSEFDTVFFGAGWERTQIEAGVSIPNSYFLYREAFGDTTDSLPLTLGWQRDGRDSALVPTSGLYQRLNAEWSVALDTRYLRTNYQIQQWIPLSKKYTLGLNAEAGWGKGFGGRPYPIFKNFYGGGLGSVRGFDQSSLGPIDVTGAYIGGNRKLNLNAEFYVPVPGSGNDRTLRLFGYLDAGNVWGEDEKLSLGDLRAAAGIGLSWVSPVGPLKISYGQPVRKFAQDRIQKLQFQIGTAF; this is encoded by the coding sequence ATGCACGCGGCGCCGGTGTGGGCGGTCGAGCCCTTCGTGCTCAAGGACATCCGTGTCGAAGGCCTCCAGCGGGCCGACGCCGGTACCATTTTCGGCGCGCTGCCGTTCCGTATCGGCGACACCTACAGCGACGAGAAGGGCGCCGCCGCGCTGCGCGCGCTGTTCGCCACCGGCCTGTTCAAGGACGTGCGACTGGACGTCGACAATGACGTGGTCGTCGTCATCGTCGAGGAGCGGCCGATCATCTCGTCGGTGACCTTCGTCGGGCTCAAGGAGTTCGACAAGGACGCGCTCACCAAGTCGCTGAAGGATGTGGGCATCGGCGAAGGCCAGCCGTTCGACCGCGCGCTGGCCGACCGTGCCGAACAGGAACTCAAGCGCCAGTACCTCACGCGCAGCCTCTACGGCGCCGAGGTCGTGACCACCATCACTCCGGTGGAGCGCAACCGCGTCAACGTCACCTTCACCGTCAGCGAAGGTGAGGTCGCGAAGATCAGCGACATCCGCATCACCGGCAACAAGGTGTTCTCGGAAAGCACGCTGCTCGGGCAGTTCGAGCTGACCACCGGCGGTTGGCTCACTTGGTACACGAAGACGGATCGCTACTCGCGTACCAAGCTCAATGCCGACCTCGAAACGCTGCGCGCCTATTACCTGAACCGCGGCTATCTCGAGTTCACGGTCGACTCCACGCAGGTGGCCATCTCACCGGACAAGCAGAACATTTCGATCACGATCAACGTGACCGAAGGTCAGCCCTACACCGTGACAGCGGTCCGCCTCGAGGGTGAGTACCTCGGCAAGGAAGACGACTTCAAGGCGCTGGTGGCCATCAAGCCGGGCGAGGCGTACCGCGCCGAGACAGTCGCCGAGACGACCCGCCGCTTCACCGAGATGTACGGCGCCTTCGGCTACGCCTTTGCACGCGTCGAGCCGCGTACCGAGATCGACCGTGCCACCGGGCGCGTCGAGGTGGTGCTGGTCGGCGAGCCGAGCCGCCGGGTCTATGTGCGCCGCGTGAACGTGGCAGGCAATACCCGCACCCGCGACGAGGTGGTGCGGCGCGAATTCCGGCAGTTCGAGTCGTCCTGGTACGACGGCCGGCGCATCAAGCTGTCGCGCGACCGCGTGGACCGGCTCGGCTACTTCAGCGAGGTCACGATCGACACGGCCGAGGTACCGGGTGCGCAGGACCAGGTCGACATCACCGCCCAGGTGGTCGAGAAGCCGACCGGCAATCTGCAGCTGGGCGCCGGCTTCTCCAGCGCGGAGAAGGTCTCGCTGACTTTCGGCATCCGACAGGACAACATCTTCGGCAGCGGCAACTACCTGGGCTTCGAGGTCAACACCAGCCGCTACAACCGCAACATCGTGGTCAGCACGGTCGATCCGTACTTCACGGTCGACGGCATCTCGCGCGCCATCGACGTGTTCTACCGAACGGCCAGGCCGATCAACAGCCAGGGCGAGGACTACAAGCTGGTGACGCAGGGCGGGGCGATCCGTTTCGGCGTGCCGTTCAGCGAGTTCGACACCGTGTTCTTCGGTGCGGGCTGGGAGCGGACCCAGATCGAGGCCGGTGTCTCGATCCCGAACAGCTATTTCCTGTACCGCGAGGCCTTCGGTGACACGACCGACAGCCTGCCGCTGACGCTCGGTTGGCAGCGCGACGGCCGCGACAGCGCGCTGGTCCCCACCTCCGGTCTCTACCAGCGGCTGAACGCCGAGTGGAGCGTGGCGCTCGACACCCGGTATCTGCGCACCAACTACCAGATTCAGCAGTGGATTCCGCTGTCGAAGAAGTACACGCTGGGCCTCAATGCCGAAGCCGGCTGGGGCAAGGGCTTCGGCGGCCGTCCGTATCCGATCTTCAAGAACTTCTACGGCGGTGGCCTCGGGTCGGTGCGGGGCTTCGACCAGAGCTCGCTGGGCCCGATCGACGTGACCGGCGCCTACATCGGCGGCAACCGCAAGCTCAACCTGAATGCCGAGTTCTACGTCCCGGTGCCGGGCTCGGGCAACGACCGCACGCTGCGCCTGTTCGGCTATCTCGACGCCGGCAACGTGTGGGGCGAGGACGAGAAGCTCAGCCTCGGCGACCTGCGTGCCGCGGCCGGCATCGGCCTGAGTTGGGTCTCGCCGGTCGGGCCGCTCAAGATCAGCTACGGCCAGCCGGTGCGCAAGTTTGCGCAGGATAGAATTCAAAAGTTGCAATTCCAGATCGGGACCGCGTTCTGA
- the lpxA gene encoding acyl-ACP--UDP-N-acetylglucosamine O-acyltransferase, translating into MSTVHPSAIVDPQAQLAPDVQVGPYAVIGPHVSIGASTTIGAHCVIEGHTTIGTDNRIWQFCSIGAAPQDKKYAGEPTRLEIGDRNTIREFCTFNCGTAQDSGVTRVGNDNWVMAYVHIAHDVQLGSQCILANNATLAGHVHVGDWVIIGGLTGVHQFVKIGAHAMAGFQTALSQDVPPFMMVDGNPAEVRGFNVEGLRRRGFGAERIAQVKQMHRLLYRKGLTLDESKASIAALQGGVDGGDEDLGLMLDFLAASKRGIVR; encoded by the coding sequence ATGAGCACGGTCCATCCCTCCGCGATCGTCGATCCGCAGGCGCAGCTCGCGCCCGACGTCCAGGTCGGGCCGTATGCGGTCATCGGTCCCCACGTGAGCATCGGTGCCAGCACCACGATCGGTGCGCACTGCGTGATCGAGGGCCACACGACGATCGGGACCGACAACCGCATCTGGCAGTTCTGCTCCATCGGCGCGGCACCGCAGGACAAGAAATACGCTGGCGAGCCCACCCGGCTCGAGATCGGCGACCGCAATACCATCCGCGAGTTCTGCACCTTCAACTGCGGCACCGCGCAGGACAGCGGCGTCACCCGCGTCGGCAACGATAACTGGGTGATGGCCTACGTGCACATCGCGCACGACGTGCAGCTCGGCAGCCAGTGCATCCTGGCCAATAACGCCACGCTGGCCGGCCATGTGCACGTGGGCGACTGGGTCATCATCGGCGGCCTCACCGGCGTGCATCAGTTCGTGAAGATCGGCGCGCACGCGATGGCCGGTTTCCAGACCGCGCTGTCGCAGGACGTGCCCCCCTTCATGATGGTCGACGGCAACCCGGCCGAGGTGCGCGGCTTCAACGTCGAGGGGCTGCGCCGGCGCGGCTTCGGCGCGGAGCGCATTGCCCAGGTCAAGCAGATGCACCGCCTGCTCTATCGCAAGGGGCTGACGCTCGACGAGTCGAAGGCGTCCATCGCCGCATTGCAGGGCGGTGTCGACGGCGGTGATGAGGATCTCGGGCTGATGCTCGATTTCCTCGCGGCCTCCAAGCGCGGCATCGTCAGATAG
- the fabZ gene encoding 3-hydroxyacyl-ACP dehydratase FabZ — translation MMDIHQILEKLPHRYPFLLVDRVLEVEAGVRIKALKNVTINEPFFVGHFPHRPVMPGVLMLEALAQAAALLSFADNNLQSDKNSVIYFVGIDGARFKRPVEPGDQLILEVEADRVRGGIHKFKARATVAGELACGAELMCTMRSVA, via the coding sequence ATGATGGACATTCACCAGATCCTCGAGAAACTGCCGCATCGCTATCCGTTCCTGCTGGTGGACCGGGTGCTGGAGGTCGAGGCCGGCGTGCGCATCAAGGCGCTGAAGAACGTCACGATCAACGAGCCGTTCTTCGTCGGGCACTTTCCGCACCGGCCGGTGATGCCGGGCGTGCTGATGCTGGAGGCGCTGGCGCAGGCCGCCGCGTTGCTGAGCTTTGCCGACAACAACCTGCAGTCCGACAAGAACTCGGTGATCTATTTCGTCGGCATCGACGGTGCGCGCTTCAAGCGGCCTGTGGAGCCCGGCGACCAGCTGATCCTCGAGGTCGAGGCCGATCGCGTCCGCGGCGGCATCCACAAGTTCAAGGCACGCGCCACGGTCGCCGGGGAACTGGCCTGCGGTGCCGAGCTGATGTGCACGATGCGCAGCGTCGCCTGA
- a CDS encoding OmpH family outer membrane protein — MKTLSLMPMLAAAVLAAGVTAAAAQELKIGYVNSERVLREAGPAKAAQAKLESEFSKREKELADVAAKLKTASEKLEKDAPTLAEGDRSRRQRDLVEQDREFQRKRREFQEDLNQRKNEELAGVVDRANKVIKQIFETEKYDVILQEAVFAGPRVDITDKVIKALNGAK, encoded by the coding sequence ATGAAGACCTTGTCATTGATGCCGATGCTTGCCGCGGCGGTGCTCGCTGCCGGAGTGACGGCGGCGGCAGCGCAGGAACTGAAGATCGGCTACGTGAACAGCGAACGCGTGCTGCGCGAGGCAGGCCCCGCGAAGGCGGCCCAGGCCAAGCTGGAGTCCGAGTTCTCCAAGCGCGAGAAGGAATTGGCGGACGTCGCTGCGAAGCTGAAGACCGCTTCGGAAAAACTCGAAAAGGATGCTCCCACCCTGGCCGAAGGCGATCGCAGCCGCCGGCAGCGCGACCTGGTCGAGCAGGATCGCGAGTTCCAGCGCAAGCGGCGCGAGTTCCAGGAAGACTTGAACCAGCGCAAGAACGAGGAACTCGCCGGTGTGGTCGATCGCGCCAACAAGGTGATCAAGCAGATCTTCGAGACCGAGAAGTACGACGTCATCCTCCAGGAAGCCGTGTTCGCAGGTCCGCGCGTCGACATCACCGACAAGGTGATCAAGGCGCTGAACGGCGCGAAGTGA